The following nucleotide sequence is from Euleptes europaea isolate rEulEur1 chromosome 3, rEulEur1.hap1, whole genome shotgun sequence.
tGTCCCATGTCAGGAGGAATCTGAGGAATGATTGTCGGGTCCAAGAGTCAGCCGGGAGGCAGGAAGCCCCTGCAGCCAACCTCCCCTCCTGCAAGAAGCTACCTTCAGCAAGCTCTTCCCACCAGCTTCCCTTTTGTAAGGCGGCAACAAgaattctgcacacacacacccatggatGGAGCACTCTTAAATGCTTAACCAAAAGACAGAGAGGACTGAGAAGGTACCCCCCTACAAGGGGCAGATGGGGCAGAGTGCCTATGGGGGCAGGGGAGCGAAAGTCCCAAGCCCTCCTCACCCTGGAACATCCCCCTGACCTCGGGCTACTCCTGGCCTCCTAGACTGAGGTACTTCACAGGCTGGGTTGTGTGTGTGCGCCTGTGGCCTCTGCTGAGCTTTCAAGGAAGCTCCCGGGAAGGGGCTGCCCACTAAGCACCTACATTTGGTAGTGACGCCACAAGCGAGGCACAgctggcagctcccccccccccttgtcggGACAGGCCGGCCTGGGCCGGGCCTAGTTCCTTCCAGCACACCCTGGGACCCTGCCCTCCGGCCTGGCCCCCATCAACTCCCGATCCTCCGGCAAGCCCCCTGCCCGGGCTCCGCAGGATCACcgtgcctccctccccacccgCCGGGTGTTCCTCTGGGTCGGGCGCTGCTCAGCCGGCCCTGCAAAGTTTCCCTCTTcggaaaggaataaatgcgcgaCCCCGGCAGCGTTTGGGCGAAAGGCTACATtgcggcgtggggggggggggaggagggcagaagaggcggcggggcggcggcgtcCGTCGGTCCAGGATCGGGGCGCGCGCGGCCCGGCGGCTCCCCGCGCTACGCCAGCACCCCCTTCTCCCGCCGGCTGCAGCGGCTGATTTTGATCTCGGTCAGCTGGATGTAGCGCAGGACGTTGGTGTCTGCAAggaagccggggaggggggagctcgtTACCGTCGGAGGGGCGCTGGCGCGGGAGAGGCTGCCGCTGTGCGCCCTTCAAGCCCCGCAGGATCTGGAGAGAGCCCCGCAGCCAGCGATCCCGTGCGCCTGGGATGCGCGGAGACTTTCCCcaggccgcccccgcccccggcaggcaggcaggcacccaCCTGCGGGCTCGCGGCCCCGGGCCTCTCGAAGGTAGAGCAGAGCGTTGTCGTAGTCGCCCAGGTGGTAGAAGGCGACCCCGGCGCGGTACATGGCTTTGAAGTTGCTCTTCTCCTTGGCCAGCACCTTGAGGCAGTACTCCCGCACCCGCTCGTAGTTCACCAGCTCCGACTGCAGCAGGCAGGctgcccagagagagagaaagagcgccGGCGGG
It contains:
- the TTC9B gene encoding tetratricopeptide repeat protein 9B is translated as MEAKVQKAVDFKAEGQRCYKQKKFREAIGKYHRALLQLKGLEAAGPGLAEPAAEKSLLGRAAWHRLTEEQRALAESTEIECYNSLTACLLQSELVNYERVREYCLKVLAKEKSNFKAMYRAGVAFYHLGDYDNALLYLREARGREPADTNVLRYIQLTEIKISRCSRREKGVLA